A section of the Jaculus jaculus isolate mJacJac1 chromosome 6, mJacJac1.mat.Y.cur, whole genome shotgun sequence genome encodes:
- the LOC101615977 gene encoding keratin, type II cuticular Hb1, translating to MTCGSYCGGQAFSCASACGPRPGRCCISAAPYRGISCYRGLSGGFGSHSVCGAFRSGSCGRSFGYRSGGVCGPSPPCITSVSVNESLLTPLNLDIDPNAQCVKHEEKEQIKCLNSKFAAFIDKVRFLEQQNKLLETKWQFYQNRKCCESNLEPLFEGYIETLRREAECVEADSGRLAAELNHVQETMEGYKKRYEEEVSLRATAENEFVALKKDVDCAYLRKADLEANAEALIQEIDFLRRLYEEEIRVLHAHISDTSVIVKMDNSRDLNMDCIVAEIKAQYDEIATRSRAEAESWYRSKCEEIKATVIRHGETLRRTREEINELNRMIQRLTAEIENAKCQNTKLEAAVTQSEQQGEAALTDARCKLAELEAALQKAKQDMACLLKEYQEVMNSKLGLDIEIATYRRLLEGEEHRLCEGVGAVNVCVSSSRGGVSCGDLCVSGSRPVTGSVCSAPCSGNVAVSTGLCAPCSSATSCGVGTAGISSCGISSFGVGSCSSSCRKC from the exons ATGACCTGTGGATCCTACTGTGGTGGCCAGGCCTTCAGCTGCGCCTCGGCCTGCGGGCCCCGGCCCGGCCGCTGCTGCATCTCCGCCGCCCCCTACCGAGGCATCTCCTGCTACCGCGGCCTCTCCGGGGGCTTCGGCAGCCACAGCGTCTGCGGGGCCTTCCGCTCGGGCTCCTGCGGACGCAGCTTCGGCTACCGCTCCGGGGGCGTCTGTGGACCCAGCCCGCCCTGCATCACCTCCGTGTCCGTCAACGAGAGCCTGCTCACGCCCCTCAACCTGGACATCGACCCCAACGCGCAGTGCGTGAAGCACGAGGAGAAGGAGCAGATCAAGTGTCTCAACAGCAAGTTCGCAGCCTTCATCGACAAG GTGCGCTTCCTGGAGCAGCAGAACAAGCTGCTGGAGACCAAGTGGCAGTTCTACCAGAACCGCAAGTGCTGCGAGAGCAACCTGGAGCCGCTGTTCGAGGGCTACATCGAGACGCTGAGGCGGGAGGCCGAGTGCGTGGAGGCCGACAGCGGGAGGCTGGCCGCGGAGCTCAACCACGTGCAGGAGACCATGGAGGGCTACAAGAAGCG GTATGAGGAGGAGGTTTCTCTGAGAGCCACAGCCGAGAATGAATTTGTGGCTCTGAAGAAG GATGTGGATTGTGCCTACCTGCGCAAGGCAGACCTGGAGGCCAATGCGGAGGCGCTGATCCAGGAGATCGACTTCCTGCGGCGGCTGTATGAGGAG GAGATCCGAGTCCTCCATGCCCACATCTCAGACACCTCGGTCATCGTCAAGATGGACAACAGCCGGGACCTGAACATGGACTGCATCGTGGCTGAGATCAAGGCTCAGTATGATGAAATCGCCACCCGCAGCCGGGCTGAGGCCGAGTCCTGGTACCGCAGCAAG TGCGAGGAGATCAAGGCCACGGTGATCCGGCACGGGGAGACCCTGCGCCGCACCAGGGAGGAGATCAACGAGCTGAACCGCATGATCCAGAGGCTGACGGCCGAGATCGAGAACGCCAAGTGCCAG AACACCAAGCTGGAGGCGGCGGTGACCCAGTCGGAGCAGCAGGGCGAGGCGGCCCTCACTGACGCCCGCTGCAAGCTGGCCGAGCTGGAGGCCGCCCTGCAGAAGGCCAAGCAGGACATGGCCTGCCTGCTCAAGGAGTACCAGGAGGTGATGAACTCCAAGCTGGGCCTGGACATCGAGATCGCCACCTACAGGCGCCTGCTGGAGGGCGAGGAGCACAG GTTGTGTGAAGGCGTCGGGGCTGTGAATGTCT GTGTCAGCAGTTCCCGTGGTGGAGTCTCATGTGGGGACCTGTGTGTATCGGGCTCGAGGCCTGTGACAGGCAGTGTCTGCAGCGCCCCGTGCAGCGGAAACGTGGCAGTGAGCACCGGCCTGTGCGCGCCCTGCAGCTCAGCCACATCTTGTGGAGTGGGCACTGCTGGCATCAGCTCCTGTGGCATCAGCTCCTTTGGCGTGggctcctgcagcagcagctgccGGAAATGTTAG
- the LOC101593735 gene encoding keratin, type II cuticular Hb6, translating into MTCGSYCGGQAFSCASACGPRPGRCCISAAPYRGISCYRGLSGGFSSHSVCGAFRSGSCGRSFGYRSGGVCGPSPPCITSVSVNESLLTPLNLDIDPNAQCVKHEEKEQIKCLNSKFAAFIDKVRFLEQQNKLLETKWQFYQNRKCCESNLEPLFEGYIETLRREAECVEADSGRLAAELNHVQETMEGYKKRYEEEVSLRATAENEFVALKKDVDCAYLRKADLEANVESLTQEIDFLRRLYEEEIRVLHAHISDTSVIVKMDNSRDLNMDCIVAEIKAQYDEIATRSRAEAESWYRSKCEEIKATVIRHGETLRRTREEINELNRMIQRLTAEIENAKCQNTKLEAAVTQSEQQGEAAIADARCKLAGLEEALQKAKQDMACLLKEYQEVMNSKLGLDIEIATYRRLLEGEEQRLCEGVGSVNVCVSSSRGGVASGDLCVSGTAPAVNTRVCSAPCSGNVVVGTPNACGPCSGASVCSGGCKKC; encoded by the exons ATGACCTGTGGATCCTACTGTGGTGGCCAGGCCTTCAGCTGCGCCTCGGCCTGCGGGCCCCGGCCCGGCCGCTGCTGCATCTCCGCGGCCCCCTACCGAGGCATCTCCTGCTACCGCGGCCTCTCCGGGGGCTTCAGCAGCCACAGCGTCTGCGGGGCCTTCCGCTCGGGCTCCTGCGGACGCAGCTTCGGCTACCGCTCCGGGGGCGTCTGTGGACCCAGCCCCCCCTGCATCACCTCCGTGTCGGTCAACGAGAGCCTGCTCACGCCCCTCAACCTGGACATCGACCCCAACGCGCAGTGCGTGAAGCACGAGGAGAAGGAGCAGATCAAGTGTCTCAACAGCAAGTTCGCAGCCTTCATCGACAAG GTGCGCTTCCTGGAGCAGCAGAACAAGCTGCTGGAGACCAAGTGGCAGTTCTACCAGAACCGCAAGTGCTGCGAGAGCAACCTGGAGCCGCTGTTCGAGGGCTACATCGAGACGCTGAGGCGGGAGGCCGAGTGCGTGGAGGCCGACAGCGGGAGGCTGGCCGCGGAGCTCAACCACGTGCAGGAGACCATGGAGGGCTACAAGAAGCG GTATGAGGAGGAGGTTTCTCTGAGAGCCACAGCCGAGAATGAATTTGTGGCTCTGAAGAAG GATGTGGATTGTGCCTACCTGCGCAAGGCAGACCTGGAGGCCAATGTGGAGTCGCTGACCCAGGAGATCGACTTCCTGCGGCGGCTGTATGAGGAG GAGATCCGAGTCCTCCATGCCCACATCTCAGACACCTCGGTCATCGTCAAGATGGACAACAGCCGGGACCTGAACATGGACTGCATCGTGGCTGAGATCAAGGCTCAGTATGATGAAATCGCCACCCGCAGCCGGGCTGAAGCCGAGTCCTGGTACCGCAGCAAG TGTGAGGAGATCAAGGCCACAGTGATCCGGCACGGCGAGACCCTGCGCCGCACCAGGGAGGAGATCAACGAGCTGAACCGCATGATCCAGAGGCTGACGGCCGAGATCGAGAATGCCAAGTGTCAG AACACCAAGCTGGAGGCCGCGGTGACGCAATCGGAGCAGCAGGGTGAGGCGGCCATCGCTGATGCCCGCTGCAAGCTGGCAGGACTGGAGGAGGCCCTGCAGAAGGCCAAGCAGGACATGGCCTGCCTGCTCAAGGAGTACCAGGAGGTGATGAACTCTAAGCTGGGCCTGGATATCGAGATCGCCACCTACAGGCGCCTGCTGGAGGGCGAGGAACAGAG GCTGTGCGAGGGCGTGGGCTCCGTGAATGTGT GCGTCAGCAGCTCCCGCGGTGGCGTCGCCTCTGGcgatctctgtgtctctggcacTGCCCCTGCTGTCAACACCAGAGTGTGCAGCGCTCCCTGCAGCGGCAACGTGGTGGTGGGCACCCCAAACGCCTGCGGCCCCTGTTCCGGCGCCAGCGTGTGCAGCGGAGGCTGTAAGAAGTGCTAG